From the Cydia amplana chromosome 8, ilCydAmpl1.1, whole genome shotgun sequence genome, the window AAATATTGATCTGTATCATGTTAGCTAAGATAAATTTAATACTAGAAATTAGCTTCAAAAATAAACTACCTACTTTCTAATAAAGAATCTCAGCACAAGTCTTACCGTTAACCATCACCAACTTGAAATAAGTGGTCGGTCTATAAATGCTTTATCTACGTAGTACTCTAATTTCCTAACACAGCTACAAATCACATAATGAAATGACGTTTTACAGTTGCCTATTTTAACAAATTGAATActgaaaatgaattttcaatttcgatATACATCAATCCAATTGACTTATGTGAATTGTTAGACTAATATAAAGtgttatattaggtacttacagaaAGTAATTCAAGATCTGAATGCTGAATAACTAAAACAATATATTAGATGGAACTTATTCCGACGCTTTATTCAGTGCAGCTTTCTTGTTCggaatttaaataacaatatctgggagaccgagctttgctcggaaaacgtataaaaactcaaatgtTAGcgatttcccagagataagacctacctaggtcgatttgtaacccccgaaaatccccatacagcaaatttcatcgaaatcgttagagctgtttccgagatccccgaaatatatatatacctaatatacagggtggcccatttagatcggtcagtatgggaaaatctgaaactaaaagacatacgacgatctcttcttaggaaccatgtcatcgattttagtaagaagaaaaactgcattcatacatttaaaaaaaatgtatgtaaaatgtattgaaaaaaatggtgatAATTAcgaaaacttactaaaataaattaatggatatgaaaacaatgcattttattcatttcagacatcatgtttcatagtaacatttactgcttaagacccaCACAATCGATATCTCAATAGAAatcgttttagttttatttttcaaaatgtttgtGGTTTGATTCCCGAGcggagtacacattttttttaaattgtatgaatgcagtttttcttgttactaaaatcgatgacatggttcctaagaagagatcgtcgtatgtattttagtttcagattttcccatactgaccgatctaaatgggccaccctgtatataaataatatataaataaataaacaagaattgctcatttaaaggtataagatagtttaacgttttaatttaaaaagcttttagtatttaaaaaaagtatgttAGACTGAACTATCACACAGCGTTTTTTTTGTGTCTAACGCTGTTTCGTAGATATTTTACGATATTTTACAGGTTTGAAGCTGGAGGCTTATTCTAATTATTTGATTTGGATTTGTATTTGATATTATTATGTCACTGTTGACAGCTGATAATATATTATATCCATAACAAGTCCTGATCAAATTAATAAtctattattaaaatcagaataagtTTCCTGTTTTGAATAATCCTACTATGGCAGAGCTTTGTTTTAAAACAAATCTGATTGCTTCGGTCGGATAACCCAGATTTACGGAAATGAATCTTTGTCTATGTAGAAAATTTGTACGCCAATCGTCGACTGGATTTGTCGCTGTCTTACAGCTTCGAGCAAAGGGACTTCGTCATTAGTCTTGTTAAGAATTTATATAAATCAGTTTCGGCAGTCtctgacatttatttaagtaagtGGGGTTCACATCAATAGTATTCCAACATTACAGCCCACTTACAGCCGCTATTTAGGTTATATTAGAAAGTTaagtatacagagtgcttcctgtaacaggagcaataaattaaactgtaggctgtactcctcaaactgaccaacatttgttcagcaacttttgaaaataactcaggttttgatttttatacactttaaagtttattctaagacgcaatgtactgcaaattttgttatgtttaaagcgtgacaagcaacgtcaaacacactgatgtcagcgtacattgaaggcaatatttattttgtatgaaaaagaggaagtctaaaggattcataatttttaaaagtcgctgaacaaatgttggtcagtttgaggagtacagcctacagtttaatttattgctcctgttacaggaagcaccctgtataatttttGGAGATGTCTAATTATTCTATTAGATTCATCCCGGTGGTTATGcgttttacatttttattatttccattctaaaatttaaatattttcatacaatatatatacttatgttGAGTGTTTTGTTTATAATCCGATACTCAATACGACGATCAAATATACAACCATGAAAATTTTATCTGTCTACCAGtgtacactgacttaatataaaagaaatagacacacaaagcagaacaaaaacgtcaagaaatgtggatcccaatgacgtttcgcaccatttgcattgatgataaaaacgcttacgtaaattttgagtcaagataaatgtttcgtacagaaaagagcttaatgtcgtaagcattaagtgtcaaatttgcaaacataagtaccaacactattaaaaaatttagtccgatggcactaaacgtaacgtatttacgtcaaacaacgtcaaatgagaataatgaacgaatggagtcactttggtacactttaacatagagaaataagtaagacataCATtacagttcagactattaatttcagtgtctacatctagcatcgagtagcggacctatcagtactgctacttgacaatagatgtagcaccgaccggaaagtcttatctcaacagcataagttacgctactcgatgctagatgtagacactgaaattaatagtctgaactgatgtatggagtgagcccttttttcttacttatttctctatggtattactgtacaggaaaaccaattgaagtaataaataaaacaaatttaatttaatcgggagttcaaataaaattaattcgtggttcaaattcaaacaaattaaatttttaattcgtaactatacgtctttaaatactaatttctttgaaataaattctacttattaaataactgtatatttaagatctacatttactcatagcacgggtgcacggggacatttagatactgattggattttttttataaagtctacctatactttataaaaaaaatcctgtgtttgtcactgtgttcagacaggtttagcatttacagttagtcgacataagcccttattggtggtgtatatgtcggaaacagggaaatgggccgaacacacaagtgccgttttgccttgtttaaaactgcatcacccctatctcttgctattattaaatagcagtccactttgcacgtcgcataggttttcttggaaatcttgaatttaaacataatattattccttatgaattccatataaaaattttaaaaaatattgacctcacatcgactcattagatttttgttccttgacatcccttccttggtactaacaaattaatttattcaaaaccataaaattaccaccagattacataaattatgtaatgctatccaaagaactaaccgaaagaaatacattccatcctttttccttgttttatcattgttatttttacatattttaacggcacatttcgtaattgttgacaacttcacatttgagcgtttcaaacaagactaaacgaaaaagtaatgcatgatctgttttgacattactattgtggggccatttttggcggctgattgggtatccagttctttatactatatcaatgccaGTGTATGATTAATTCCAATTGCCGCTCACAACCGTATTTCTATCAGAAGAGAGAGATCAAAATATCCCATTCCGCATCTGACCCTAACCTCAACCGTGAATAACTGAGATCCACAACAGAACCAAAGCCCTCAATAAAATACATACGAGGTGGGTATACCATTAGACCCAAAATCCATTTATACACAGGAAGTTCCGTTGAACCAATTACTTTAACTTTTTTTGGCCCTTAGGtataaataattggtttctCACTAGGGACGTTTCGGTCAACTCGCACTCGCTTTAAATTTTCCTAAATTTAAATCCTCATAAATATTACTCtctcatgttttatttttccttttttaggattccgtacctcaaaacgaaaaaacggaacccttataggatcactcgtgcgtctgtctgtctgtctgtccgtctatcacAGCCCATTTTCTCGAAaagtactggaccaattaaattgaaatttggtacacatgtaaattcgtgacccaaagacggacatcttacgtaaacaaattaattttaaacatggaggccacttttgggggtaaatgagaaaattaaaaaataatgttttttaaactatatcgtgttacatatcaaatgatctTAGCTCATTTTGacaatctcaaatatatatatttggaattttaaaataaatagtttagaagtacctaatttaagaaaatagccaaaaaatatCTCCGAgcctactgggtctaaaattttgaaaaaaaaactacaatatagttctttacctatagatgacaggaaaatctattagaaatatgcagtcaagcgtgagtcggactaattacttagtttttgatccgacccctacgggttttttaaaggcaATTTACTCGCGTTTcacatataaaaaatacattgttaaaaattgggtaatgcacagaacccttggaacgcgagtccgactcgcacttggccggtttttttttttttgtaagcctgatttagtgtcccactgctgggcaaaggcctccccttctttcctccactcaaccctgtcgtttgtaTTTATGGTTACCGATTTCTCTGTCTGACCACAATTCATCTTAACGTGTTCGTATGTTCaggtaacatttatttaacggGGTTACTAATCTGCGGTTCAGCGCCCACGCTAATATCAAGGCTTGTCGCAGCGTGAGGCTCAACTTTATTGAGCCAAAAGTTAGCTTGCTTTAGCGCTTAACTTATTAGTGAAACGCTTTAAATTAGTCTGGTTTGAAGGGGTAGGATGAATCCTGGTAGATTTAATTGCTCGAGCACTGAACGAGATAATTATTGCCCTAGAAGTAGGGTTTCCTTAAAATTTATATAACTCATTTCGTTACcatttatcttattttatttttatttttattattactcaAATAAGTGACACGACAGCATCACAGTAAAgccaaggcactgtgaaactacaaatttgattctatgattttaataacaaaacttccgtgagacatagacatattaaatatattaaaactacaCGGTCTGCGCCGATCCGTCACCATTAACGTAAGCTCCTGATGACGCTTCTCGGTACGGAGTggaacatgtcgagcgttttcgacttaaaatacgtgagtgacctgtttttaatatatttaatatgtttgaTTTTATGATATTTACTATGCAGAAAAACATGCACATAGCTCCTTCAAATATTAATAATTCCTATACGCTAAGGCCCGTGAaataagaaaaaacaaaaactacagGTGGATCTGGGTTAAAAATGCAACAATACTTATGCGTAAGACCGATGATTCTCGTATACTGGCAATTAAAACCGAATCAGACCTTGATCGTTTGTGACGCGTCTATTTACATCCACCTGTGTTTATTGTTTCGTCCAAAAGCCTCCGAATTAATGTTAGTTCACAGTTAGTTCTCAGCAATAATACACCCACTTGTAATTTTGTTCAATAAGTGCTTAAGAGAGGGAATATTCCCTGAACGCTGGAAAATATCTTATGTAACTCCTATTCACAAATCTGGGTCTAAATCCCAAATAAGCAACTACAGGCCGATTTCTATACAATCCTGTATCTCCAAACTGCTAGAATCCCTAATCCATGATGTAATATATCCACTAGTTCGAAACAACATTATACCTCAACAACATGGTTTTATGAAACAAAAATCTACAGTAACGAACCTTCTTGTATATACGAACTTTCTTTTTACCTCCATGGACAAGCGTGCTCAGGTTGACGTGGTCTACACGGACTTTCGTAAAGCCTTTGACAAGGTCGATCATGTCTTGTTACTGCGCAAGCTAGCGTATAATGGCATCAAGGGTAACCTGCTAAGATGGTTCGCTTCGTACCTGGATAATCGCACACAAAAAATAACCATAAACGGCTTCGAATCGCGCGCATCCCTGGTGCCGTCTGGTGTAATCCAAGGATCTATACTGGGGCCGTTGCTATattctttgtttattaatgacatTGATAAGTGCTTTTTAAACTGTAACTTTGCTTTGTTTGCAGACGATTTGAAAATTTACAAAGCCGTAAAAGATCAAAGCGACTGCAAACTTATCCAGGATGATCTGGACCGCTTTCATGCCTACTGTCTAACCAACAAACTGTATTTAGCCTACGATAAGTGCGTGCATATAACTTTcacaaaaaacaaatataaaatactaaCACAGTACAACATAGGAGGAGAACTTGTCCAAAAAGTCAATCATGTTAAGGATCTAGGGGTTACCCTTGATGAAAAGCTTACTCTCGATCTACACGTCCATAAAATTACATCAAAAGCGTATCAAATGTTAGGGTTCGTTCTTAGGGCAGCCAAACCTCTAAAAAAATGCTCATCTTACTTGTTGTTATATAATTCCTTAGTCCGCCCCTACCTTGAATATGCATCCCAAGTTTGGAACCCTCATTACACAGTCTACAAAAACGCGATTGAAGCTGTTCAAAAACGATTCCTGAGGGCTCTTCATTATAGAATGGCTCATGCTCCATTGTCATACGACAAGCTCCTCGAGCGCTACAAACTTAAAACGCTGACTAGCAGACGCAATGCCCAAGACGCTATTGCGTTGTTCAACATATGTAGGGGTCATTATAACTGTTCAGAACTGCTAGAAAGTATTGGTTTCCGTGCTCCAACCTATAGAACACGAACTACGTCCTTGTTCGCGTTGCCTGCCGCGTCGAGTAACGCTGGAGTCCGCGCTCCGCTTCGCAGAATATGTcaaatgtataataataacGGTCTCGGTTGACATTTTcaacaataatcgtgcaaattTCAAACGTAAAGTAAACTTACTGTTATGATGCATTATGTACTTCCTCTAACTTTCCTCAAACTTTGCTTCATCTTAACTAGGAAGTTTTGGCCCAATATAAGCTTAGTCCTATATTTACCATAAGTGTATCTATAGTTCCTCATTTCGCTTCTCCAATGTTATGTGATTGAATCTTGTCAGTACTGtaattactattattatcaTCAATGTACCAATATTAGTTTAGTatctattataccacacaatttATACCTCAATCCGAAGACAATGCCACTTAAATATTCTTAGTTTATAAATCTCAGTGGGAATTGTCCCAGGATGTAGGTTGCACCTATTAATGTATAAACCTATGTcctatttttgtattatctgcctatgtctgtttttttccccaagaaagaaaataaaataaaataaaataattttcagtTAACTTTTAACAATTAAAACAaatcattttaataatttatatataggcACTTTTCGcgaggcgcgcgaactcgcatgcgattttagttacattgcggactgttggttacgtccaattcaaccgagccatcaaaacccgcaatgtaatgaaactcgcatgcgagttctcgcatcctCTAAAGGAGCCCTTAATATGCAAAGCGAATTTCGatggtatttttaatttaaaagagTGCGTGGCTTGGATGGTATAGGGTCGCCGTAATAATGGGAAGCTCTTGGAGTTTTCAAATTCAAAGTGAATTAAAAGTGTATAAACTTTTttaaagtaccgtaaaacggggtaagtaggtttcgcggggagaggtgggttatgaatggggagagaaggtttgagagggggttgagaagggattttaaggctactgctacaaaaataatgtattccaatttaaaatggagctatagtaatacgcataataaaaaaaatcgatccaacaatcttccaaaatcacctttgtatgaaaacccctctcaccccaaatacgaggcactacgggatgaggtgggttttcctctttatcgtcaaagttatgaaatggaactacccaaaataaaataaaaactaaaatacaaacgtccggaacacttattatatacaccattaaGTTTtcacatgtaaaaataaaatgttatcgaggtttgaatttcagttttgaccctactctaCCCTATTTTACGATAAGTAAGCCTGGTTAATTTTCGCGGAAAGTAATGAACAAGAACAAAACCGCTAAGTCAGAGTCATTAACAATATGGCATAGACTTGCTTAACTTTAGATGAGCTggtatcatttaaaaaaaaattttttgcttGAATTACAACAGTTGGAACACGAACATTACCTAATGTATGTTCGTGTGCATAAAATAGAGTcaaatatatttagtaaatacatcaatattataaaataagcatatATTACGTTTTAACTTGTGTATTTCTAGTCATTCACAAAAATTCCGCCTAAAATTCACTTAATGTTAGTATGACTCACAATAGTTTAAATtcggatattattataaaatttacaaaCCTATATTTCAATCGGAGATTAGGCCGGCAGATTTCTATAGAAGACTagctatatatacatatagataaaGTTGTATTCTCTTTCTTCAGAAGTAAACAAGACAACGTTTATTTTGCAACGGAAAGGAATTCCCAGTAAGAAATCCAAATGAAACAAAAGATAAACAAcgtgaataaaacaaaagaaaattaaacgagaAGGCTACTTAGGCTCCAAGTAAGTTACTAGGTCAACTACCTATCAACTAGGAATTACCAGGGGAAATAAATGGAACAATCCTAACGATTTATCCTGCCTCTTGATCCGTGTTGACAGTGTTGACACACCTAACAACTTCGCTATAGTCCCTGCTTAATGGATTGTCGCTATGAAAAATGGTCGTAACTTACCCAGGACATCCTTTCACGGATTTGTTGTTCGGATTGTGCTCACGAATGAAATGAACGCAGCATTTCATTTCGAATATACTATAAAGTTCATCGCATAATGTATTTTACAGgataactagagatgccccgaatagtggttttggccgaataccgaatattcggcccctctctcggccgaatacagCATTGAATAGaggtcaaacaaaacagactcatgataaaaataaaatgtttcttaatgaacaaatgctcaaaaaagggtcttcgtatttaacaactttccaagaacacattctaaatatacctacattgtttttggttacttttattgtgcaatttttctttttaagtaggtgcaacagatattcggtattaatattaaataaataaataaaaacccaAAGCGGATCTTGAAACTGGAAAGAGGAACTGTTTTATTACAAcaatttattatctgtgaaaatgtaaTTATTGTGTAATAATAACGTCGATACcgatgtaataaataataaagcatTAAAATTTTATACATCCCTGAAAAATTAAggaatttgatttgacctcaCTTCTTAATACCAGTCGAGATGACATTTTATTCGAAATGGGATTTCAATTGCTAACAATTGCcttcttaattttattaatgtacTAGCAAATGTTGTAACTTTGCAAACAAACATCCCGAGCTGTAAGAAACAGTCGTGAAAACGACAACAGCAATCTCGTTATGGCATTGTCCAAATGGAATTTACGCAGATTACTGTAGATACTTCGTACaaaattactacataaatacttttactaaaatatacaaaacattTTATACTTTTTTGCTTTTTTGCTTTCTGCTTTGCTTGGCATCgttatttcattttcatttattcaccataaagtaatatgTGCATTACATGGTATGTCGTTACAGGCAATCgaatacataaaataacattgatatagtataaagtcGCCGGGCCACGACGGTCTAAGCGTTGAACACATTTTGTATGGGGGCCCATTATTGCATGTTAAGATGGCGCaattatttaatttgtgtttaaagcATGGCTACCTACCTGATGAATTTATGACTACGAGTGTGGTTCCCATTGTTAAAAACAGGACTGGCGATCTTAGTGACCCGTCTAACTACAGACCTATCTCGTTAGCTACCGTGTTCTCAAAAGTTCTTGAAAGATTAATTAACCCGATACTGACCAAACACATACGTTTACACGATGCACAGTTTGGGTTCCGTCCGGGTCTCTCAACAGATATGGCTATATTCTGTCTTAAAAATGTCGTAAACCGATATCTTAAGAAAAGGACGTCGGTTTACGGCTGTTTTCTGGATCTAAGCCGTGCTTTTGATACTATtgactataatttattatgGGATAAAGTATCAAAAGCAGGTGTACCGAGTAAAATAACAAATCTGTTGAGATACTGGTACGGGAACCAGATGAATAGCGTCAGATGGGGAGATGCCAATTCGGACCCGTATAAGTTGCAATGTGGAGTTAGACAGGGTGGACTGACATCGCCATTGCTGTTTAACCTTTACATGAACGACCTGATGGAGGAGCTCAGCAGCGCCGCCGTCGGGTGTCATGTCGCGGGCGTATGTGCCAACAACTTTAGCTATGCGGACGATATGGTGCTGTTGAGCCCCTCTATCACGGGTCTGAGGATATTAGTGTCGATATGTGAGCGTTATGCTGCAAATCATGGACTAAAATACAATGTTACAAAATCAGAAttgattgtttttaaatatgataAGGGCCCAGATAACGTACCACCCGTTAGGCTAAACGGGACAGAATTAAAgtttgttaataattttaagTATCTAGGGCACTTTTTGACAGACAGACTAAAAGACGATGACGATCTCGAAAGACAGCGGCGGTCTATAGCGATGAGAAGCAACATGCTGGCGCGTCGGTTTGCTCACTGTTCTGACCAAGCCAAAATAACTCTGTTCAAGGCATACTGTCAGGCGTTCTACACTAGTCAGCTGTGGTACCATTTCACGAAACGATCGTTCAACAGACTCCGAGTACAGTACAACAACGCGTTTCGTGCAATGTTACGGCTACCGTGGCGGTGTAGTGCGTCTGGTATGTTCGCCGAGAACAGAGTAGATGACTTTTATGCTATAATGCGTAAAAGGCACTGGTCGTTTGTCGGGAGAGTGAGTGAATCGACGAACAGTATTGTTAATGTGGTGTACACAACCTGCTACTGTCTACTCATACAGTAGCAGGTTGTATGCAGATGTCAGCCGCACCTAATAATTAGTagctacctacttgtttacttttaGATTTAGTATACCtagctttaattttattgtattattgtaaaatgtaatgggtttatacctaaataaataacattttattattttattattatttattataaagaactggatacccaatcagccgccaaaaatggccccacaaaagtgatgtcaaaacagatcatgcattactttttcgtttagtcttgtttgaaacgctcaaatgtgaagttgtcaacaattacgaaatgtgccgttaaaatatgtaaaaataacaatgataaagcaaggaaaaaggatggaatgtatttctttcggttagttctttggatagcattacataatttatgtaatctggtggtaattttatggttttgaataaattaatttgttagtaccaaagaagggatgtcaaggaacaaaattctaatgagtcgatgtgaggtcaatatttatttttatttttatatggaattcataagaaataatattatgtttaaattgaagactTCCAAGAAAaagtgcaaagtggactgctatttaattatagcaagagataggggtgatgcagttttaaacaaggcaaaacggcacttgtgtgttcggcccatttccctgtttccgacatatacaccaccaataagggcttatatcgactaactgtaaatgctaaacctgtcggaacacagtgacaaccacaggattttttttataaagtataggtagactttataaaaaaaatccaatcagtatctaaatttccccgtgcacccgtgctatgagtaaatgtagatcttaaatacacagttatttaataagtagaatttatttcaaggaaattagtatttaaagacgtatacttacgaattaaaaatttaatttgtttgaatttgaaccacgaattaattttatttgagctcccgattaaattaaatttgttttatttattacttcaattggttttcctgtacagtaatacatattaaagtgtaccaaagtgactccattcgttcattattctcgtttgacgttgtttgacgtaaacgtacgttacgtttagtgccatcggactaaattttttaacagtgttggtacttatgtttgcaaatttgacacttaatgcttacgacattaagctcttttctgtacgaaacatttatcttgactcaaaatttacgtaagcgtttttatcatcaatgcaaatggtgcgaaacgtcattgggatccacatttcttgacgtttttgttctgctttgtgtgtctatttcttttatattaagtcagtgtaaaATAAGTACAATACATTGTATAATAGAAATGAATTAAAAGTAATTGTTgtcaatcaaaataattataaaatttccCTTCACTAGCCTATTTAACATTATGCAAAGTTATTTATGTCAATATTgcagtttaaatattcggtCACAGAGTAGAAGGCATGCTTCCTGAAAtaattagatattttatttttaaaacaatttggCAAGTTAGTTATTTCTAATGGCAGTTTATTGAACATTTTGATCTTTAAGTAAACGCCCTGTTTGACATTTTTTAAGCCGCACCTTTGGTAAAAGCAATTTGTGCCTGGATCGCGTGTTATAATTGTGTATGTCAGATAATTTTAGAAGAGAATCCGCTTGTTTGTGAATTTCTAGCAAGGAATTATAGATAAATAACGAGATTACCGTCATTATGCCTAGTTTTCCAAAGAGAGGTTTGGCCGAGTCCCGTCGGTTGACACCGCTCATGATCCTCATAGAACGCTTCTGTAGTACTAGTACTTTTTGAATATCCGATGCATTTCCCCATATAGTTATTGCGTAATTTAGTAAGGATTGAATATACGCATAGTAGACCATCTTTAAAGTTCCTGAATTTATTAGAGGTTTGAGCTTAAGTAACGCAAAATTTGCCGAAGAGA encodes:
- the LOC134650470 gene encoding uncharacterized protein LOC134650470 yields the protein MNSVRWGDANSDPYKLQCGVRQGGLTSPLLFNLYMNDLMEELSSAAVGCHVAGVCANNFSYADDMVLLSPSITGLRILVSICERYAANHGLKYNVTKSELIVFKYDKGPDNVPPVRLNGTELKFVNNFKYLGHFLTDRLKDDDDLERQRRSIAMRSNMLARRFAHCSDQAKITLFKAYCQAFYTSQLWYHFTKRSFNRLRVQYNNAFRAMLRLPWRCSASGMFAENRVDDFYAIMRKRHWSFVGRVSESTNSIVNVVYTTCYCLLIQ